CTTACTTTGTCTTCTTTAATGGTTTTAGTGGAACAAAAGCTGGTAAAATCATGCTTCCCTACTAATTTGTCCAAAGCTTGTTGGAGTTTATCCAAGTTCATTCGGTAGGGATGATGAAGGGTATACTGACGTTTAAAGGGATCAGCAAAGAGGTTTAAATCAACTCGGTACATATATTTTTTACCTTTAGCTAGGAAACGTGAATGAAAGTCATCTGACACTCGTTCTGCTTGAACAATCGAAATATCGCTAGGCAACAGGCTATTTAGGGCGCGTTGCAAATGAACGGGCTCAATGTCTACTGGGCACTCAAAGTGAATGACTTGCCCTAGTGCATGAACGCCAGAGTCGGTTCGACCAGATGCTTCAATTAAAATAACTTGCCCTTTGAACATTTTCTTAAGGGCTTTTTGAATGACTTCCTGAACGCTGATGCCATTTTTTTGAATTTGATAACCGACATAGCGGGTACCATCGTATTGAATAATACATTTATAACGTTGTGCCACCTTGAACCTCCTTAATAACTATAACCATCTAATCAAAAAGGCAGCCCCGACAGCCGTTTCCCGAACACTATTCGGTCTAACGAGTCGGGCCTACCTTTTTATACGCTCATTTATCCTCTTAATACAATAAGTAATACGGTCAACAACCCAAAGCTAACCATCGCCATAGTGTCGCGGTTTTGCCAATGGAGTTGACGGTATTTTGTTCGGCCTTCGCCACCTTGGTAACCACGCGCTTCCATCGCGTTAGCTAATTCGTCAGCACGGTTAAAGGAACTTACAAACAGCGGAACCAAAATAGGTGTGACTGCCTTCATTTGTTGAATAATATTGCCTTCTCCAAAATCGACTCCTCTTGCTCGTTGGGCATTCATGATTTTGGTTGCTTCATCCATCAATGTCGGCACAAAGCGCAAAGCAATTGACAACATCAAAGCAATCTCATGAACTGGCATTTTGAAGCGTTTCAATGGTCCTAATAAGGTTTCAATCGCATCGGTTAAGGATAATGGCATCGTCGTTAAGGTCAACAAGGTCGACATAAAAATAATTAAGACAAAGCGCATAAAAATAAAAGCTCCGTTTAATAATCCAAAGGAGGTAATATTAATAATTCCCCAACTAAAATACGTTTCCCCACCGGTTGTAAACAACACTTGCAAGACAACCGTAAAGGCGATTAACCAGATCAGTGGTTTTACACCATTAAGAAACACTTTAAAAGGAATATCCGATAAATAGACACATAAAAAGGTAAATAAGGTCATGGCTAAATAAGTCAGCCAGTTATTAGCTAGGAAAATAACAATAATAAAGTAGAAGGCACCTATTAGTTTAGCACGTGGATCCATCTTATGCACATAAGAATCGCCTTGGATATAACGTCCAAATAGTAACTTATCAAGCATCCAACCCACCTTCTTCCTTCAGCTTAGCCACAATCACTTCAGCTAATTTTTCTGTTCCAAGTGGTCTTAAATCGCCAAATTCAATGCCTGTTTTCTGGCTAAACATTTGCATGAATTGCAAGGATGCCGGTAAGCCTAATTGCTTATCCACTAGCCACTGTTCATCCAAGAAAATCTCTTCTGGCGGTCCCATCTTCACAACAGTTCCTTTTTCCATAATAATAACATGGTCTGCATAAGTAGCTACGTCATCCATTTGGTGAGTCACTAGCACAATCGAAATGTTTTGTTCTTTATGTAATCGGTAGAACATATTCATAATTTCACGGCGACCAGCAGGATCAAGCCCAGCTGTTGGCTCGTCTAAGACAAGAACTTCTGGATTCATCGCTAAAACCCCTGCAATAGCCACACGGCGCATTTGCCCACCGGATAGGTCAAAGGGTGAACGCTCCATAAACGTCTCGTCTAGGCCTACTAATGGCAGTACTTTGCGAACTGTTTCCATAGCTTCTGCTTCTGAGACACCAAAGTTCATTGGTCCAAAGGCAATATCCTTAGCAATGGTCTCTTCAAAGAGTTGCGATTCAGGAAACTGGAAAACAATCCCTACTTTTTTACGTAGGAATTTCAAGTTTTTATTGCTTGTTTCCTTAGTAATCACACGGTCTCCGATTGTAACGCTGCCTTCTGTTGGTTTTAACAGAGCGTTTAAATGTTGGGTTACCGTTGATTTCCCACTTCCTGTATGGCCAATTAAAGCCGTATAGGAGCCATCTGGAATTTGCAAGCTAACATCATAAAGAGCACGACTTTCAAAGGGTGAGCCGGCTGAGTAAGCAAATCCTACATCTTGGAATATAATGTCCATAGCCAATCCACCATCCCTTCTTCAGTCAAGTATGTTTCAGGTACGTCTAATCCTTGACGTTTTAATTGATATTTCAATTTTTCTGGGAACGGAATATCCAGTCCCATATCAATAATATCTGCTCCTACCGCAAAGATTTCCTCTGGCGTTCCAATTTGTTTTAATTGGCCTGCCTCCATAACAAAAATACGATTCGCCTTAGCAGCCTCGTCAATATCATGGGTAATGGAAATAACCGTTAAGTTTTCTTCTTCCTTAATTCGTTGAATGGTTTCAATAACCTCACGGCGGCCTTTTGGATCGAGCATAGTCGTTGCTTCATCTAAAATAATAATATCTGGTGCTAGTGCAATAATGCCTGCAATCGCAACCCGTTGTTTCTGCCCACCTGATAAACGAGCAGGTTCTTTATCTAAAAATTCAGACATATTAACAGCCTCTACTGATTTTAAAACACGCTCTACCATTTCTTCGCGTGGTACACCGATATTTTCTAAACCAAAGGCAATGTCATCTTGAACGGTTGATCCGACAAACTGGTTATCGGGATTTTGGAATACCATGCCGACTTTACGACGAACATCCCATACCGTTTCCTCTGATAGTGTGATGCCACCAATCACAACGTCCCCTGATTTGGCCTCAACAAGTCCATTAATAGTCTTAGCTAGTGTCGATTTACCTGAGCCGTTTGGTCCAATAATGGCAATCCATTCTCCTTTGTTGATTGAGAATGAGACATCATTTAAGGCAGGACGTAAATCGTCTTCTGAGTATGTAAAAGTTATCTGATTTAGTTGGATTATTTCTTCCATTGGATACCCTACTTCCTTCTGCTTACCATCTCTCAATTTATACTAATATGAAAGAGCCAAGTAATCCTTTATAATTTTATTTTCACTTATCTAGTATACTGGAAAGTTAGTAAAAAAGCATCAGGTGTCTTGTCACTTTTAAGAAATTTTCAATCCTGTTTTCATTTCTGACAGCCTTATTCCTTAATCCCTTTTAATGGATTAAGTTTTTCCATAATCGCTTGGCGTTGGTCATTTAGAAATGGTGGCAAATCTAACTCTTTACCTAGGTCTTCCACAGCTCTATCCACCGTAAAGCCAGGATCATCAGTGGCTAGCTCAATCATAATACCATTTGCTTCTCTAAAATAGAGACTCTCAAAATAAAAACGGTCATGACGCGCAACCACTTTAAATCCAAAATCAGTAATACGCTCTTGCCAATAGTCCAGTGCCTGCTTATCTTCGACACGAATAGCGATATGGTGAACACTGCCCTTGCCTGGTTTCTCTTTTGGACCGTCTTGCTCCACTAAGAGAATCTCACCATTCATTTTTCCTTCTTGAGCTTGGAAGAGAGCTGTATTTTCGGTCTGATAGACCTGTTGATAAGTAAACAAATCTACTAAGACTAGCTTAGACGCCTGTAAGCTTTCCACAGTCCATTCTACCACTGCCATCCCTCTAATCTGATGGTCGTAGGGAACACTTGATTCTTCCCACGATTCCCAAAAATCAGCTTGTTGACCGTCTCCAACGATAAGCGCTAGGCGTAACCCTTCAAAATCTTCAAACAAAATGGCTGGTCGCTGTGTATAAGTCGTTCTTCCACTGTGAATGACACCAAACTCATCAAAACGATCTTGCCAATAGGTCAAACTGTCTTCCTTATCCACAATTAATCCAATCCGTGTCACTGCATTAGTCCCTCTATGCGTTTGTCCCAGTTTTTGATTTTCAAAAAAGGTTAAATCAATTCCTGGACTAGCTGTCTTATCACCAAAAAAGAGATGATACATTTCTGGGTTATTTTGATTAACGCTCACTTTAGCGCGTCTAAGTCCTAATATGTTTTGATAAAAGTCTGTGTTTGCATCGCCACTTTTAGTCATCATAGAAATGTGGTGGTGTCCGAGTATGTGTGTCATATTATCCCTACTTTCTTTTTCTCCTCTTTATTATAGCACATATTTCGAATTCGAAATAAAAGAATCCAACAAAAAAAGACGAGCACATTGGCTCATCTTTTCTGTTGAACGGGATATTTGGAAATAAGAAAAAAAATAGAGCTGAACATTTAGCGTCCATCTCTTATAGATCTACAAATGGTGAGCCACTAACGGAAATCATACGATTTCCGTTAGGGTTCACGAGCTAGACTTTAACTTCTCAACCAATTGGGAGTAATCAACATCGTAGCGCTCTTTTCATCTGAAAGATAAATAGTTTTTATTAAACTAATTCAATGATAACCATTGGTGCTGCGTCTCCGCGGCGTGGTTCAGTTTTCATGATACGAGTGTATCCACCTTGACGTTCTGCATAACGCTCAGCCAAGCCACTGAATAGTTTTTGCAATGCTGTTTCGACAACGATTTCTTCGTTTTCTTCACGAACATCAGCAACTTCGTTACGTACGAACTGTGCAGCCATACGACGAGCATGCAAGTCTCCGCGTTTACCTAAAGTAATCATTTTTTCAACAGTTTTACGAATTTCTTTAGCGCGAGCTTCAGTCGTTACGATACGTTCGTTGATAATTAGATCAGTCGTTAGATCGCGTAGCATTGCTTTTCTTTGAGAACTTGTACGTCCTAATTTACGGTAAGCCATTTCTGGAAATCCTCCTTTGCTGCAGTACTAATCATCTTGGCGTAAACTTAGCTCAAGTTCATCCAACTTGTTTTTCACTTCTTCAAGTGATTTACGTCCTAGATTACGCACTTTAATCATTTCTGCTTCTGATTTATTAGTCAGTTCTTGAATCGTATTGATTCCTGCACGTTTCAGACAGTTATATGAACGAACAGACAAGTCTAATTCTTCAATTGTCATCTCAAGCATTTTCTCTTTTTGAGTCTCTTCTTTTTCTACCATTACTTCAACCTTGCGAGCTTCGTCAGTTAGATTTACAAAGATGTTTAAATGCTCTGTCAGGATTTTAGCAGCTAAACTAACTGCTTCCTCTGGGCTTACTGAACCATTAGTCCATACGTCCAAAGTTAATTTATCATATACGTTCTTTTGACCGATGCGAGTATTTTCAACTTGATAATTTACTTTATGTACAGGAGTAAAAATCGAGTCAACTGGAATAACACCAATTGGCATGTCTTCCGTTTTATTATGTTCTGAACGAACATAACCACGGCCATTTTTTGCATCCATACGCACATGGAACTGTGCACCTTCAGCAACGGTACAAATATATAAATCAGGGTTTAATACTTCTACATCACTGTCGTGATTGATATCAGCAGCAGTTACAACTGCTGGACCTTTTACGTCAATCTCGATTGTCTTGTCTTCATTGGTATAGAATTTCAAAGCCAATTGTTTAATGTTTAAGATGATTTGAGTCACATCTTCTAACACACCATCAATGGTTGAGAATTCATGCAGAACGCCATCAATTTGAATAGTAGATACTGCATTACCTGGTAATGAAGATAATAAAATACGACGTAATGAGTTACCAAGTGTTGTCCCATATCCCCGTTCAAGTGGTTCTACAACGAATTTGCCAAATGTAGCATCCTCGCTGATCTCAATCGTTTCAATTCTTGGTTTTTCAATTTCGATCATATGTCAATTTACCCCTTTCAAAACGGTTCGTTCATCCTAGTGAGTCCATTGCGATATAAAACTTCTGGATACAAAAGATGTATTATACCCGACGGCGTTTTGGTGGGCGACATCCGTTGTGTGGAATAGGAGTTACGTCACGAATTGCTGTAACTTCCAATCCTGTTGCTTGTAGCGAACGAATAGCTGCTTCACGTCCTGAACCAGGACCTTTAACTGCTACTTCAACGCTCTTCATGCCATGTTCCATAGAAGCTTTTGCAGCAGACTCTGCAGCCATTTGTGCCGCGAAAGGAGTTGATTTACGAGAACCTTTGAACCCTAGCGCACCAGCTGAAGACCATGAAATTGCGTTTCCATGTACATCTGTAATCATAACAATAGTAT
This genomic interval from Jeotgalibaca arthritidis contains the following:
- the truA gene encoding tRNA pseudouridine(38-40) synthase TruA, encoding MAQRYKCIIQYDGTRYVGYQIQKNGISVQEVIQKALKKMFKGQVILIEASGRTDSGVHALGQVIHFECPVDIEPVHLQRALNSLLPSDISIVQAERVSDDFHSRFLAKGKKYMYRVDLNLFADPFKRQYTLHHPYRMNLDKLQQALDKLVGKHDFTSFCSTKTIKEDKVRTVYEAKFEIDEAQNELVFTFVGNGFLYNMVRIFVGTCLQIADGLKEPEEIDRLFAVNDRNEAGPTADGKGLYLVEVYYDEQFLEEIKQAKN
- a CDS encoding energy-coupling factor transporter transmembrane component T family protein; this translates as MLDKLLFGRYIQGDSYVHKMDPRAKLIGAFYFIIVIFLANNWLTYLAMTLFTFLCVYLSDIPFKVFLNGVKPLIWLIAFTVVLQVLFTTGGETYFSWGIINITSFGLLNGAFIFMRFVLIIFMSTLLTLTTMPLSLTDAIETLLGPLKRFKMPVHEIALMLSIALRFVPTLMDEATKIMNAQRARGVDFGEGNIIQQMKAVTPILVPLFVSSFNRADELANAMEARGYQGGEGRTKYRQLHWQNRDTMAMVSFGLLTVLLIVLRG
- a CDS encoding energy-coupling factor ABC transporter ATP-binding protein codes for the protein MDIIFQDVGFAYSAGSPFESRALYDVSLQIPDGSYTALIGHTGSGKSTVTQHLNALLKPTEGSVTIGDRVITKETSNKNLKFLRKKVGIVFQFPESQLFEETIAKDIAFGPMNFGVSEAEAMETVRKVLPLVGLDETFMERSPFDLSGGQMRRVAIAGVLAMNPEVLVLDEPTAGLDPAGRREIMNMFYRLHKEQNISIVLVTHQMDDVATYADHVIIMEKGTVVKMGPPEEIFLDEQWLVDKQLGLPASLQFMQMFSQKTGIEFGDLRPLGTEKLAEVIVAKLKEEGGLDA
- a CDS encoding energy-coupling factor ABC transporter ATP-binding protein, coding for MEEIIQLNQITFTYSEDDLRPALNDVSFSINKGEWIAIIGPNGSGKSTLAKTINGLVEAKSGDVVIGGITLSEETVWDVRRKVGMVFQNPDNQFVGSTVQDDIAFGLENIGVPREEMVERVLKSVEAVNMSEFLDKEPARLSGGQKQRVAIAGIIALAPDIIILDEATTMLDPKGRREVIETIQRIKEEENLTVISITHDIDEAAKANRIFVMEAGQLKQIGTPEEIFAVGADIIDMGLDIPFPEKLKYQLKRQGLDVPETYLTEEGMVDWLWTLYSKM
- a CDS encoding VOC family protein, producing MTHILGHHHISMMTKSGDANTDFYQNILGLRRAKVSVNQNNPEMYHLFFGDKTASPGIDLTFFENQKLGQTHRGTNAVTRIGLIVDKEDSLTYWQDRFDEFGVIHSGRTTYTQRPAILFEDFEGLRLALIVGDGQQADFWESWEESSVPYDHQIRGMAVVEWTVESLQASKLVLVDLFTYQQVYQTENTALFQAQEGKMNGEILLVEQDGPKEKPGKGSVHHIAIRVEDKQALDYWQERITDFGFKVVARHDRFYFESLYFREANGIMIELATDDPGFTVDRAVEDLGKELDLPPFLNDQRQAIMEKLNPLKGIKE
- the rplQ gene encoding 50S ribosomal protein L17, yielding MAYRKLGRTSSQRKAMLRDLTTDLIINERIVTTEARAKEIRKTVEKMITLGKRGDLHARRMAAQFVRNEVADVREENEEIVVETALQKLFSGLAERYAERQGGYTRIMKTEPRRGDAAPMVIIELV
- a CDS encoding DNA-directed RNA polymerase subunit alpha, whose product is MIEIEKPRIETIEISEDATFGKFVVEPLERGYGTTLGNSLRRILLSSLPGNAVSTIQIDGVLHEFSTIDGVLEDVTQIILNIKQLALKFYTNEDKTIEIDVKGPAVVTAADINHDSDVEVLNPDLYICTVAEGAQFHVRMDAKNGRGYVRSEHNKTEDMPIGVIPVDSIFTPVHKVNYQVENTRIGQKNVYDKLTLDVWTNGSVSPEEAVSLAAKILTEHLNIFVNLTDEARKVEVMVEKEETQKEKMLEMTIEELDLSVRSYNCLKRAGINTIQELTNKSEAEMIKVRNLGRKSLEEVKNKLDELELSLRQDD
- the rpsK gene encoding 30S ribosomal protein S11, coding for MAKKVSRKRRVKKNIESGVAHIRSTFNNTIVMITDVHGNAISWSSAGALGFKGSRKSTPFAAQMAAESAAKASMEHGMKSVEVAVKGPGSGREAAIRSLQATGLEVTAIRDVTPIPHNGCRPPKRRRV